Genomic DNA from Salmo trutta unplaced genomic scaffold, fSalTru1.1, whole genome shotgun sequence:
gcggaaaccagattgcataccagagagaatactatagacaccaagaaagccagtcagttgattattgacacgtttttccaacacttttgataaacagggcaaaatagaaataggcctataacagttaggatcagcttgatctccccctttaaataaaggatgaaccgtggctgccttccaagcaatgggaacctccccagaaaggagagacaggttaaaaaggttggagataggcttggcgatgataggggcagcaaccttaaagaagaaagggtctaaaccatctgacccagatggttttttggggtcaagtttcaggagctcctctAGAACCTCGGAGTCAGTGACTGCCTgaagggagaaactttgtagcgggggagggggaaaagagggagaatCATCGGGGATAGTCGCTAATGGAAGGGGTGGTagatgttggacgggcaaggaggcatggctcaGTCAAATATGATTTCTGACTTAaggaagtggtgattaaagagctcagccatgtgcatcttgtcagtaacaaccacgtcatcaactttaagggacatgggcagctgtgaggaggagggtttattctccaggtctttaaccgtttccagaacttcttggggttagacccacagagagagaactgctccttaaagtaactaactttggccttccggatagcctgagtgcacttatttctcatttgcctgaacgagagccagtcagcctgagtatgcgtgtgccgagcctttgccaaatgcaattcttgaggtggggtaactctgcaagatcacagtcGAACCTGGGGCTGAacatgtttttaattctcattttctttatgggggcgtgtttgttaacaataccaatgaaaatatcaaaaaagaaggtcttcgacagaggggatcaagctgattctatgccattttacagaggccagttcatgaaggaaggcttgctcattaaagttttttagcaagcgtctatgacaaatcaggacaggtcgtttcactgagcagccattacgaacacaggctgtaaaacagtgatcactaagatcattacagaaaacaccagactgatacctatcaggattatttgtgaggataacatcaagaagagtagccttttctaggtgtttggagtcataccttgtgggattggtaataatctgagaaagatttagggagtcccattgctttagaacttggtcaggtggtttaagcatgtcccagtttaggtcacctagcaggacaaattcagacttggtGTAAGGGGCcgggagagagcttagggcaggtagggtgcaggccggtgctgatggaagACAATAGCACCCAgtaacagtcaacaaagagctatttgaaagtttaatacttAAAACCAGAAAATCGAATTGTTTGGGggcagacttggtggagacaatcgagcactgaaggtgatccttggtaaagattgccactctcccacctttggaagatctgtcatattgaaaaaggttataaccagaaaggttaagaTCAGTATtgaaaacactcttccttaaccacgtctcagtaatgaccaacacatctggattgtagCTCTGAACCCACACTTACCATAATAAACCAAATATATACCGTGTATTTTCAAATATTGACCACATTCAGGTCATTACTGAGTCGGAACCATGTCGGGGGAGATTTTGTAACAGGAAAAGAGGAAGAGTGTTTTAGGTGGACCGGAAGTTGTCTCCCGGAGTCACATTGAAAAACGAAAATCCTTGATAACGTTAGTTACGTGTTTAGCTAGTGTCAAGTAAGTCGTTGCGAAAATATTAATTGAATTACCTATTTAATATTGTGTTGTTAGTACACAGCATAACTTTTTAAACGTGTAAAAACTGTTTGGGATTATTCCCTGTGACGAGTACTCCATGAtagtgttagctagttagcaagaGAGCTAACAACCAGTCATAGAAATCAACAGAATCTCTAAGCTAACGTGTCAGCAGCTAGCTACTCTTTTTACGCCACTTTGATGTCGAAGTGACTTTTTCGTAGCAGATTGGGAGAATTTACGCAGTAGatttaggataattaacgtagacTTGGGTGGTAGCAAAAATGCATTCATAACGTACTACGAAAATCACATTGTATCAAAGCGGTATGTAAAGATTGTCTCGGCTAAATAAGTTAAGAGAAATACTATTTTCACGTAACTTCGATACAGTTACGATAGTgactttttcgtagcaggttaggataatttacgCAGCATGTTAtaataattaacgtagcaggttaggagacggAGGTTAACGTTAGGACATAGTAGGTTAAGTTTAGCGAAAATActttcctaacctgctacgaaaatcaACTTGTATCAAAGCGGTTCGTAGCTATATCAAAGGGGCCACTAGCTGAAGTGTAAGCTATGGACCAGcaatacatttcaaatcaaatgtagaccttacagtgaaatgcttacttatacaagcccttaaccaacaatgcagttaaccatcaatgcagttttaagaaaaataccttcaaaaaaaataaagtaacaaataattaaagagcagcagtgaaataacaatagcgaggctatatacagggggtaccggttagtcaaggtaattgagataatgtATGTAGAGGGGggatgcaagtagtctgggtagccatttgattagccttatggcttgggggtagaagctgttttgaagcctcttggacctagacttggcgcactaccatctgtagtgacttgcggttggaggccgagtagttgtcataccaggcagtgatgcagccagtcaggatgctctcgatggtgcagctgtagaaccttttgaggatctgaggacccatgccaaatcttttcagtctcctcagggggaaaaggttttgtcgtgccctcttcacgactgtcttggtgtgctcggaccatattagtttgttggtgatgtggacaccaaagaacttgaaggtTTTTACAATTGACATGAATGGTCTAACATTTTTCCATAGGGCACGCACTGGAGCAGCCTACAGACTCATTCATTCCTGATGACTCCACTTGAATAACCATAGATATGTTTATCTCAAGGGTGGCCCCTCGCCTCAGTCTGCTTTGCAGAGCAACTGGTAAGTTTGTCAAGACCCACATCAGCTCTATAGCTagcttaaagtggaactgacaatgttttaactactttgcagatgtgaaacagacaatcataatatcagtaaaaaatgtcaaatgaccagtttatgctacaaaaccaacttttataagaggttttaaaacgaggttatatttgactcaacattccatAACGTACACTAaagcattgttggcagaatagatggatgcaggtAAATGCATGAtaaatataattcaccaatacatttcttggtagtccacaAAATATTGCTATTGAAGTTGTAATTCACAGCTGGCCTGGtgcattgtttgctgcctccattcggtTGTTTCGGTTTCCATGACAAAAACGGACAATTGTAACTAAGGCAGGGAATGTCagtacaatcaaactagcaagggcaatgatcactaGGCAGTCATAACATAGGCTTGCGTATCTATTTAGGTAGCGAGCTAAAAACACAGCgcctaacgctagctagctagctgggaggatgtcatgtcactTTCTCCTCATCGTTTTTTCGGTGGCTATACATAGCTAGACAtccaggtgtcatttggttagctagcaagaacttgaacgacttatccagttagcatatctcttgcgaTCGCAAATTCACTCATCTCGATTTCGGAGCACTTTCGtctgtgtgccagagcgcagaaatATGACCGGTgacagtaaacgttggcaaaacaAATGTTAGTCACGAACGTGCTAGATAACATGAAACCAGCTCTGCCAGGGCGAGTAAAaaggtcagagtgaggtgttctctcatttgtgtcgaAGTAGCTAGCTTGCCAACTTTAGCCGCTTAGCTTGGttgcaggcaagctgcagaaggatgagtaggctacaattccccatcgtttatcagtggaattttgacggccaactagctgaaacagtttgagagggtttatctaatgttccttcgttagatttgagctcatcttgctctggttagcattagttgttgatgtgcataactgagggagagagagcccacCCTATCAtggtttgatcaataggactgtaaagttcccaaatgtaagaggactcctgtgatgtttacatatttgcagaaatctattcaggtgtattttgtggcttttggcgaatgcgttctaatgatctaaagtcgcgctgttgctacttcctgtaaacacagtccagttcaaagtaaatgatggcaggccctactgcctgtgtaacagtgtaggttccgtccctctcctcgccccaacctgggctcgaaccagggacccttgcacacatcaacaactgacacccacgaagcatcgttacccatcgcgccacagaagccgcggctcttgcaacgcgaaaccctacttcaagtctcagcgAGTGACGTCattgattgaaacgctattagcgcgcaccaccgctaactaactagccatttcacatcggttacacctgtatacacacagtccagttcaaagtgaatgatggcaggcctgtgTGGCAAATGGTCTGCTTGCATAAAGGCCtgctgtagctctgattggctttGGTAAACTGGTCTGTGTAGACTCTGGTCCTGGATGAGACAGGTGTTTTTATTCAATTTTATTTACTGcggtgtctattaattgtccaaacgcatggCCGATTCCCCACTATATTGTTATAAAATTTTCCCAAACGCCTTAGTAAAAgcaattcccaaacattctaagaatttatcaaaatgaccatatctaagtgctcgcttgtcagaaaatgttttaaagagtgtcattcttcctgggggtgtatatgaacagattttaatacgattttatgttgctaaaatgctgtcagttccactttaaagtgTGGCACTATCACTTAAACAGTAAACTGATCCAATTCTGTTTATCCTCCTTTAACGCTCAGGTGCACTTCAGACTCCAGTACAGTCATTGCGTGGATCTCTACTGACCGTCTTCCCTGCTTGCTGCTCTTCTCTAAATGTAAAACCCAGAAACTATGGAACAGCAGCAGATAACACACAGCCTCCTCAACCCTGGGTGGCACTGGAGCCAGAGCTGGAAGAGTTCCTCGTCCCTCGTAATCTATCAGTGTCCCCACTGGAGAGCTGGCTCTCCCTGcactactccctccctcccctgctaGAGGCTCCTCAGCCCCTGGAGGAAGGAGATGTGATGGTGGACACCAAGGTGTTGCCCCCATTTGCAGTCCCTCTACTGGAGGAGGGTGATGGCTCTGTCATGCCCCTCAGCTGTAAGAACGTGCTGGAGATCCGGCGGCGGAAGATGAACAGGCACAAGTACAAGAAGCTGCTGAAACGCACCAAGTTCCTGAGGAGGAGAGTGTTGGAGGGCAGGAGGAAAAAGAAGCAGGTCAGTGTTTTGGTTGGAGATGGAAGGAGAATGTTGTGATCTTAATTGTTGTTCTTATGAGTATAAACTCTTAAAGGGATACTCTGGGatgttggcaatgaggccctttatctactccccagagtcagatgtactcctggataccatttttatgtct
This window encodes:
- the aurkaip1 gene encoding small ribosomal subunit protein mS38, which codes for MFISRVAPRLSLLCRATGALQTPVQSLRGSLLTVFPACCSSLNVKPRNYGTAADNTQPPQPWVALEPELEEFLVPRNLSVSPLESWLSLHYSLPPLLEAPQPLEEGDVMVDTKVLPPFAVPLLEEGDGSVMPLSCKNVLEIRRRKMNRHKYKKLLKRTKFLRRRVLEGRRKKKQKRFEKDLQRIWMRAGLKKAPEGWNTPKIFIKQYKSKRG